A window of the Gossypium hirsutum isolate 1008001.06 chromosome A03, Gossypium_hirsutum_v2.1, whole genome shotgun sequence genome harbors these coding sequences:
- the LOC107887924 gene encoding pentatricopeptide repeat-containing protein At4g19191, mitochondrial, which yields MAARTVTQGLNIFSKFLSVKLWNSRIKEAVNQESAQKALLLFCQMKQKSLEPNNLTFPFVAKACAKLSDLKCSQSVHSQILKSPFGNNIFIQTAVVDMYVKCDKVDYAYKLFERMSERDLAAWNAMLLGFAQLGFLTEVFSLLDGMRFAGIHPDSVTVVGLSLGVLSVKSLELVRGIHAFGIQNGVAANVTVANTWISVYTKCGDLAWSEKVFDEIDVKSVISWNSMITGYANFENFLDAFGLYRRMLVAGIRPDASSIVSLISSCVQPEALFQGTLIHSHGIKLGCDLNLSVTNTLISMYSKCGDVNSARPLLDCMSDRTHVSWTVMISGYAKKGNINEAMSLIFSMEKVGETPVLVTILSLLSGCSKTGSLELGKLIDSYAKSKEFKDNIMVCNALIDMYSKCGSILEAKEVFHAMREKTIVSWTTMISGCAMNGQFEEALDLFHQMRSLGLKPNHITFLAVLQACTHAGFLDKGWEFFNMMTMVYDINPGLDHYSCMADLLGRKGKLKEALEFVLNMPIEPDAAILCALLSACKVHQNIEIGKYVASRLFEMEPQEAAPYVEMANIYASIGKWDRVAMIRLLMKHNKVSKSPRESLIQINGKTHRFTVEDRSNSEGVLIFTLLDDLALQLKDDGYLLHLGYIPELEFI from the coding sequence ATGGCAGCGCGGACTGTTACTCAAGGTCTCaacattttttctaaatttttatctGTTAAACTATGGAACTCGCGGATAAAGGAGGCTGTAAATCAAGAAAGTGCCCAAAAAGCCCTTCTTCTCTTTTGCCAAATGAAGCAAAAAAGTTTGGAGCCAAACAACTTAACCTTTCCATTCGTTGCAAAAGCTTGTGCCAAGCTTTCCGATCTCAAATGCTCCCAATCTGTCCACAGCCAAATCTTGAAATCCCCATTTGGAAACAACATTTTCATTCAAACAGCAGTGGTTGATATGTACGTAAAATGTGATAAAGTGGATTATGCATACAAATTGTTTGAAAGAATGTCCGAAAGAGATTTGGCGGCTTGGAACGCAATGCTTCTGGGTTTTGCTCAGTTGGGTTTTCTAACTGAAGTTTTTAGTCTTCTTGATGGGATGAGGTTCGCTGGAATCCACCCCGATTCAGTCACTGTTGTGGGACTTAGTCTGGGAGTTTTGAGTGTGAAGAGTTTGGAATTAGTTAGAGGAATTCATGCCTTTGGGATTCAAAATGGGGTAGCTGCTAATGTTACTGTAGCTAACACTTGGATTTCGGTATATACCAAATGTGGTGACTTGGCATGGTCTGAGAAGGTTTTTGATGAGATTGATGTGAAGTCCGTCATCTCCTGGAATTCCATGATTACTGGATATGCAAACTTCGAAAATTTTCTTGATGCTTTTGGTTTATATCGAAGGATGTTAGTGGCAGGAATTAGGCCTGATGCAAGCTCTATTGTCAGCTTGATTTCATCTTGCGTGCAACCAGAAGCACTATTTCAAGGAACGCTAATTCATTCTCATGGAATCAAATTGGGTTGTGACTTGAACTTATCTGTAACCAATACCCTTATATCCATGTATTCCAAGTGTGGAGATGTTAATTCTGCAAGACCCTTACTTGACTGCATGTCTGATAGGACCCATGTTTCGTGGACTGTTATGATTAGTGGATATGCTAAGAAAGGAAATATCAATGAGGCAATGTCCTTAATTTTTTCAATGGAAAAAGTTGGTGAGACACCTGTTTTGGTTACTATACTTTCTTTGCTTTCAGGTTGCAGCAAGACAGGGTCCCTTGAGCTTGGAAAATTGATTGACAGTTATGCCAAATCTAAAGAGTTTAAAGATAATATAATGGTTTGTAATGCACTAATAGACATGTATTCGAAATGTGGTAGTATACTTGAGGCTAAAGAGGTCTTTCATGCCATGCGTGAGAAGACTATTGTTTCTTGGACTACCATGATCTCTGGTTGTGCTATGAATGGACAATTTGAAGAAGCTTTGGACCTTTTCCATCAGATGAGGAGTTTGGGCTTGAAACCTAACCACATAACGTTCCTTGCTGTCCTTCAAGCTTGCACTCATGCAGGCTTTCTTGATAAAGGATGGGAGTTCTTCAATATGATGACCATGGTTTATGATATCAATCCTGGATTAGATCATTATTCATGTATGGCAGATCTTCTTGGACGTAAAGGTAAGCTAAAAGAAGCTTTGGAGTTTGTTCTAAATATGCCAATTGAACCAGATGCTGCAATACTGTGTGCATTGCTTAGTGCTTGCAAGGTTCACCAGAACATTGAGATTGGTAAGTACGTAGCAAGTCGCTTGTTTGAGATGGAGCCTCAAGAGGCTGCCCCATATGTGGAGATGGCAAATATATATGCATCAATTGGAAAGTGGGATAGAGTTGCAATGATAAGGTTATTGATGAAACACAACAAAGTGAGCAAATCCCCTAGGGAAAGCCTCATTCAGATTAATGGAAAAACACATAGATTTACTGTTGAAGATAGAAGTAACTCTGAAGGTGTGCTTATATTTACTTTGTTGGATGATTTAGCATTGCAATTAAAAGATGATGGATATCTTCTGCATTTGGGGTATATTCCAGAATTGGAATTCATTTGA